In the Corvus cornix cornix isolate S_Up_H32 chromosome 18, ASM73873v5, whole genome shotgun sequence genome, one interval contains:
- the CEP131 gene encoding centrosomal protein of 131 kDa isoform X2, producing the protein MKSTRSCCSVQSSDVADLILTGLPAPVSRRPGSASPAKLMARSVSVAADSKAKRNAPEDAGSRAMNNLRRSNSTTQVNQRVNSSHSSEQTGDFLAFFESDPGGRKKLATLSKTSPEKKTTWNILDDQPRAFPGPSGSHGLEPPAGMRRKEATVLLAANFTANNRSNKGAMGNCVTTMVHNNYSTAEKGPAPKSSNQAPSSLNNVVKATSNEDGEGSSSFVKSQKNFSSNNIVTRNNNSSSSSSIPRRREVTEEEAERFIQQVNLAAVTIQRWYRRHSQRHRTAAAALGRLMAAKREERQQRMEEGNILNLQERKDEERRKIREEKARLARHAAIQELHQKRSQKASEMQHSAEELVLVKESRRVPKKKPGAKPASARNVSPASSLTKANNTEANSPSAATEPEGSGLAALGSVPSQDPGAEDKLQDMSSREVANEDLETAVTAGSRAPSKVTLNELLDTLRLLEEEPELLPPPKLLKKDRYAWMDREPSSNSLTADNLEKFGKLNHSPGVPEDGALLSEAKLQSIISFLDEMEKSEQERPRSAASATQREGFLLEEELAHVEQVSAVATEVTSSMMRLKLEVEEKKRAISLLQTALTQQRELTDRHVKQTKKELGHQLRLQREQYEAAIQRHLAFIDQLLDDKKVLSEKCEAVVAELKQVDHKYGQKITQMQEQHELVWRTLGPFCEEIKKLKELMSATEKVRREKWIEEKTKKIKEITVKGLEPEIQKLMAKHREDIRQLKLLHEAELLQSDERAAQHYGRQAQELRGLLEREKEEQSQRERERARQRCEQQLEQEEQALELQRRRLYAEVAEEKERLSQQAARQRAEAEELRRQLEANSSALTRALRDEYAKEKEEQERRHQAELKVLKDQLELEKQAWEANYVKKEEAWLLSRERELREEMRKERDKEIELVIQRLEADTSLAKEECERAAENRIKRIRDKYEVELQELERSERKLQERCNELKGRLAELEGESVRLQGLLKHKEQEVEEIRKEFADRLVGTEEESSRLKAEMAELRARQQLELDRLVREKDRELEEVHRRVKAAVLRKEESMSSLRKQYEAAVQRANLLESLLEQQRQLATE; encoded by the exons atgaaGAGCACCCGGAGCTGCTGCTCCGTCCAGAGCTCCGATGTCGCAGACCTGATCCTGACGGGGCTCCCGGCGCCGGTGTCGCGCCGCCCCGGCAGCGCCTCTCCTGCCAAGCTCATGGCGCGCTCCGTGTCCGTGGCTGCCGACAGCAAAGCCAAGAGGAACGCCCCG GAGGATGCGGGATCCCGGGCCATGAACAACCTGCGCAGGTCCAACAGCACCACGCAGGTGAACCAGCGGGTGAACAGCTCACACAG CTCGGAGCAGACAGGAGACTTCCTGGCCTTCTTTGAGAGCGAtccaggaggaaggaagaaactGGCAACTCTGAGCAAAACTTccccagaaaagaaaaccacGTGGAATATCCTG GATGACCAGCCCCGGGCATTCCCGGGCCCCTCCGGCTCCCACGGCCTCGAGCCGCCCGCGGgcatgaggaggaaggaagccACCGTGCTCCTGGCTGCCAACTTCACCGCCAACAACAG GAGCAACAAGGGCGCGATGGGCAACTGCGTCACCACCATGGTGCACAACAACTACTCCACTGCTGAGAAGGGCCCTGCTCCCAAGAGCTCCAACCAGGCTCCCAGTTCCCTCAA CAATGTCGTCAAAGCGACCTCGAACGAGGAcggggaaggcagcagcagcttcgTCAAGTCTCAGAAGAATTTCTCCAGCAACAACATCGTGACCCgtaacaacaacagcagcagcagcagcagcattccccGGAGGAGGGAGGTGACTGAGGAGGAGGCCGAGAG gtTCATCCAGCAGGTGAACCTGGCTGCTGTCACCATCCAGCGCTGGTACCGGCGGCACTCGCAGCGGCACAGGACGGCGGCTGCGGCTCTGGGGCGCCTGATGGCTGCCAAAAGGGAG gaaaggcagcagcGGATGGAGGAGGGGAACATCCTGAATTTGCAGGAGAGGAAGGACGAGGAACGCCGGAAGATCCGAGAGGAGAAGGCGCGCCTGGCCCGGCACGCTGCCATCCAG gagctgcaccagAAAAGATCCCAAAAGGCCTCGGAGATGCAGCACTCAGCAGAAGAGCTGGTGCTGGtgaaggagagcaggagggtgCCCAAGAAGAAGCCTGGTGCCAAACCTGCCTCAGCCAGGAATGTCAGCCCGGCCAGCAGCCTCACCAAAGCCAACAACACCG AGGCCAATTCCCCCTCGGCAGCCACAGAGCCGGAAGGAAGCGGCCTGGCAGCTCTTGGCTCCGTGCCCTCACAGGACCCCGGGGCAGAGGACAAACTGCAG GATATGAGCTCCAGGGAGGTGGCTAACGAGGACCTGGAGACAGCAGtgactgctggcagcagggctccGTCCAAGGTCACACTCAATGAGCTGCTGGACACACTCcggctgctggaggaggagccGGAGCTGCTGCCCCCACCCAAGCTCCTCAAGAAGGACAGATATGCCTGGATGGACAGG gagcccagctcCAATTCCCTGACTGCTGATAACTTGGAGAAGTTTGGGAAGCTGAACCACTCGCCGGGGGTCCCCGAGGATGGGGCTCTGCTCTCAGAGGCCAAGCTCCAAAGCATCATCAGTTTCCTGGATGAGATGGAGAAGTCGGAGCAGGAGAGGCCCAGGTCGGCTGCCTCGGCCACGCAGCGGGAG ggctTCCTTTTGGAAGAGGAGCTGGCTCACGTGGAGCAGGTGTCGGCTGTTGCTACGGAGGTGACAAGCTCCATGATGAGGCTGAAGCTGGAAGtggaggagaagaagagagcCATCAGCCTGCTGCAGACTGCTCTG acTCAGCAGCGGGAGCTGACCGACCGCCACGTCAAACAGACCAAGAAGGAGCTCGGCcaccagctcaggctgcagagggagcagtATGAGGCAGCTATCCAGAGGCACCTGGCCTTCATCGACCAG ctcctcgATGACAAGAAGGTGCTGAGTGAGAAATGTGAGGCTGTGGTGGCAGAGCTGAAACAAGTGGACCACAAGTATGGCCAGAAGATCACCCAGATGCAGGAGCAGCACGAGCTg gTCTGGCGCACTTTGGGCCCCTTTTGTGAG GAGATTAAGAAACTGAAGGAACTCATGAGTGCAACTGAGAAAGTCCGACGGGAGAAGTGGattgaggaaaaaaccaaaaagatcAAAGAAATCACTGTGAAAG ggctggagccgGAGATCCAGAAGCTCATGGCCAAGCACCGCGAGGACATCCggcagctgaagctgctgcacGAGGCCGAGCTGCTGCAGTCGGACGAGCGGGCAGCCCAGCACTACGGGCGGCAGGCGCAGGAGCTGCGGGGGCTGCTGGAGCgggagaaggaggagcagagccagcgggagcgggagcgggccCGGCAGAG gtgtgagcagcagctggaacaggaggagcaggcactggagctgcagcgGCGCCGGCTCTATGCCGAGGTGGCCGAGGAGAAGGAGCGGCTGAGCCAGCAAGCAGCCAG gcAGCGAGCGGAGGCGGAGGAGCTGCGGCGGCAGCTGGAGGCCAACAGCTCGGCCCTCACCCGGGCGCTGCGGGACGAGTATGccaaggagaaggaggagcaggagaggcgGCACCAG GCAGAACTGAAGGTGCTAAAGgaccagctggagctggagaagcaggCCTGGGAGGCCAACTATGTGAAGAAGGAG gaaGCCTGGCTGCTCTCTCGGGAGCGGGAGCTGcgggaggagatgaggaaggagagggacAAGGAGATCGAGCTGGTGATCCAGCGCCTGGAGGCCGACACGTCCTTGGCCAAGGAGGAGTGTGAGAGGGCAGCAGAGAACAG GATCAAGAGGATCCGAGACAAGTACGaggtggagctgcaggagctggagcggTCGGAGCGGAAGCTGCAGGAGCGCTGCAATGAGCTCAAGGGGCGGCTGGCCGAGCTGGAAGGGGAGAGCGTCCGGCTGCAGGGCCTGCTGAAGCacaaggagcaggaggtggaggagaTCCGGAAG GAGTTTGCAGACAGGCTGGTGGGGACGGAGGAGGAGAGTTCGCGGCTGAAGGCGGAGATGGCAGAGCTGAGGGCCcggcagcagctggagctggacagGCTGGTGCGGGAGAAGGACCGGGAGCTGGAGGAGGTTCACAGGAG GGTGAAGGCGGCAGtgctgaggaaggaggagagcaTGAGCAGCCTGCGGAAGCAGTACGAG GCGGCCGTGCAGAGAGCCAACCTCCTGGaatccctgctggagcagcagcggCAGCTGGCCACGGAGTGA
- the CEP131 gene encoding centrosomal protein of 131 kDa isoform X3, with amino-acid sequence MKSTRSCCSVQSSDVADLILTGLPAPVSRRPGSASPAKLMARSVSVAADSKAKRNAPEDAGSRAMNNLRRSNSTTQVNQRVNSSHSSEQTGDFLAFFESDPGGRKKLATLSKTSPEKKTTWNILDDQPRAFPGPSGSHGLEPPAGMRRKEATVLLAANFTANNRSNKGAMGNCVTTMVHNNYSTAEKGPAPKSSNQAPSSLNNVVKATSNEDGEGSSSFVKSQKNFSSNNIVTRNNNSSSSSSIPRRREVTEEEAERFIQQVNLAAVTIQRWYRRHSQRHRTAAAALGRLMAAKREERQQRMEEGNILNLQERKDEERRKIREEKARLARHAAIQELHQKRSQKASEMQHSAEELVLVKESRRVPKKKPGAKPASARNVSPASSLTKANNTATEPEGSGLAALGSVPSQDPGAEDKLQDMSSREVANEDLETAVTAGSRAPSKVTLNELLDTLRLLEEEPELLPPPKLLKKDRYAWMDRQEPSSNSLTADNLEKFGKLNHSPGVPEDGALLSEAKLQSIISFLDEMEKSEQERPRSAASATQREGFLLEEELAHVEQVSAVATEVTSSMMRLKLEVEEKKRAISLLQTALTQQRELTDRHVKQTKKELGHQLRLQREQYEAAIQRHLAFIDQLLDDKKVLSEKCEAVVAELKQVDHKYGQKITQMQEQHELVWRTLGPFCEEIKKLKELMSATEKVRREKWIEEKTKKIKEITVKGLEPEIQKLMAKHREDIRQLKLLHEAELLQSDERAAQHYGRQAQELRGLLEREKEEQSQRERERARQRCEQQLEQEEQALELQRRRLYAEVAEEKERLSQQAARQRAEAEELRRQLEANSSALTRALRDEYAKEKEEQERRHQAELKVLKDQLELEKQAWEANYVKKEEAWLLSRERELREEMRKERDKEIELVIQRLEADTSLAKEECERAAENRIKRIRDKYEVELQELERSERKLQERCNELKGRLAELEGESVRLQGLLKHKEQEVEEIRKEFADRLVGTEEESSRLKAEMAELRARQQLELDRLVREKDRELEEVHRRVKAAVLRKEESMSSLRKQYEAAVQRANLLESLLEQQRQLATE; translated from the exons atgaaGAGCACCCGGAGCTGCTGCTCCGTCCAGAGCTCCGATGTCGCAGACCTGATCCTGACGGGGCTCCCGGCGCCGGTGTCGCGCCGCCCCGGCAGCGCCTCTCCTGCCAAGCTCATGGCGCGCTCCGTGTCCGTGGCTGCCGACAGCAAAGCCAAGAGGAACGCCCCG GAGGATGCGGGATCCCGGGCCATGAACAACCTGCGCAGGTCCAACAGCACCACGCAGGTGAACCAGCGGGTGAACAGCTCACACAG CTCGGAGCAGACAGGAGACTTCCTGGCCTTCTTTGAGAGCGAtccaggaggaaggaagaaactGGCAACTCTGAGCAAAACTTccccagaaaagaaaaccacGTGGAATATCCTG GATGACCAGCCCCGGGCATTCCCGGGCCCCTCCGGCTCCCACGGCCTCGAGCCGCCCGCGGgcatgaggaggaaggaagccACCGTGCTCCTGGCTGCCAACTTCACCGCCAACAACAG GAGCAACAAGGGCGCGATGGGCAACTGCGTCACCACCATGGTGCACAACAACTACTCCACTGCTGAGAAGGGCCCTGCTCCCAAGAGCTCCAACCAGGCTCCCAGTTCCCTCAA CAATGTCGTCAAAGCGACCTCGAACGAGGAcggggaaggcagcagcagcttcgTCAAGTCTCAGAAGAATTTCTCCAGCAACAACATCGTGACCCgtaacaacaacagcagcagcagcagcagcattccccGGAGGAGGGAGGTGACTGAGGAGGAGGCCGAGAG gtTCATCCAGCAGGTGAACCTGGCTGCTGTCACCATCCAGCGCTGGTACCGGCGGCACTCGCAGCGGCACAGGACGGCGGCTGCGGCTCTGGGGCGCCTGATGGCTGCCAAAAGGGAG gaaaggcagcagcGGATGGAGGAGGGGAACATCCTGAATTTGCAGGAGAGGAAGGACGAGGAACGCCGGAAGATCCGAGAGGAGAAGGCGCGCCTGGCCCGGCACGCTGCCATCCAG gagctgcaccagAAAAGATCCCAAAAGGCCTCGGAGATGCAGCACTCAGCAGAAGAGCTGGTGCTGGtgaaggagagcaggagggtgCCCAAGAAGAAGCCTGGTGCCAAACCTGCCTCAGCCAGGAATGTCAGCCCGGCCAGCAGCCTCACCAAAGCCAACAACACCG CCACAGAGCCGGAAGGAAGCGGCCTGGCAGCTCTTGGCTCCGTGCCCTCACAGGACCCCGGGGCAGAGGACAAACTGCAG GATATGAGCTCCAGGGAGGTGGCTAACGAGGACCTGGAGACAGCAGtgactgctggcagcagggctccGTCCAAGGTCACACTCAATGAGCTGCTGGACACACTCcggctgctggaggaggagccGGAGCTGCTGCCCCCACCCAAGCTCCTCAAGAAGGACAGATATGCCTGGATGGACAGG caggagcccagctcCAATTCCCTGACTGCTGATAACTTGGAGAAGTTTGGGAAGCTGAACCACTCGCCGGGGGTCCCCGAGGATGGGGCTCTGCTCTCAGAGGCCAAGCTCCAAAGCATCATCAGTTTCCTGGATGAGATGGAGAAGTCGGAGCAGGAGAGGCCCAGGTCGGCTGCCTCGGCCACGCAGCGGGAG ggctTCCTTTTGGAAGAGGAGCTGGCTCACGTGGAGCAGGTGTCGGCTGTTGCTACGGAGGTGACAAGCTCCATGATGAGGCTGAAGCTGGAAGtggaggagaagaagagagcCATCAGCCTGCTGCAGACTGCTCTG acTCAGCAGCGGGAGCTGACCGACCGCCACGTCAAACAGACCAAGAAGGAGCTCGGCcaccagctcaggctgcagagggagcagtATGAGGCAGCTATCCAGAGGCACCTGGCCTTCATCGACCAG ctcctcgATGACAAGAAGGTGCTGAGTGAGAAATGTGAGGCTGTGGTGGCAGAGCTGAAACAAGTGGACCACAAGTATGGCCAGAAGATCACCCAGATGCAGGAGCAGCACGAGCTg gTCTGGCGCACTTTGGGCCCCTTTTGTGAG GAGATTAAGAAACTGAAGGAACTCATGAGTGCAACTGAGAAAGTCCGACGGGAGAAGTGGattgaggaaaaaaccaaaaagatcAAAGAAATCACTGTGAAAG ggctggagccgGAGATCCAGAAGCTCATGGCCAAGCACCGCGAGGACATCCggcagctgaagctgctgcacGAGGCCGAGCTGCTGCAGTCGGACGAGCGGGCAGCCCAGCACTACGGGCGGCAGGCGCAGGAGCTGCGGGGGCTGCTGGAGCgggagaaggaggagcagagccagcgggagcgggagcgggccCGGCAGAG gtgtgagcagcagctggaacaggaggagcaggcactggagctgcagcgGCGCCGGCTCTATGCCGAGGTGGCCGAGGAGAAGGAGCGGCTGAGCCAGCAAGCAGCCAG gcAGCGAGCGGAGGCGGAGGAGCTGCGGCGGCAGCTGGAGGCCAACAGCTCGGCCCTCACCCGGGCGCTGCGGGACGAGTATGccaaggagaaggaggagcaggagaggcgGCACCAG GCAGAACTGAAGGTGCTAAAGgaccagctggagctggagaagcaggCCTGGGAGGCCAACTATGTGAAGAAGGAG gaaGCCTGGCTGCTCTCTCGGGAGCGGGAGCTGcgggaggagatgaggaaggagagggacAAGGAGATCGAGCTGGTGATCCAGCGCCTGGAGGCCGACACGTCCTTGGCCAAGGAGGAGTGTGAGAGGGCAGCAGAGAACAG GATCAAGAGGATCCGAGACAAGTACGaggtggagctgcaggagctggagcggTCGGAGCGGAAGCTGCAGGAGCGCTGCAATGAGCTCAAGGGGCGGCTGGCCGAGCTGGAAGGGGAGAGCGTCCGGCTGCAGGGCCTGCTGAAGCacaaggagcaggaggtggaggagaTCCGGAAG GAGTTTGCAGACAGGCTGGTGGGGACGGAGGAGGAGAGTTCGCGGCTGAAGGCGGAGATGGCAGAGCTGAGGGCCcggcagcagctggagctggacagGCTGGTGCGGGAGAAGGACCGGGAGCTGGAGGAGGTTCACAGGAG GGTGAAGGCGGCAGtgctgaggaaggaggagagcaTGAGCAGCCTGCGGAAGCAGTACGAG GCGGCCGTGCAGAGAGCCAACCTCCTGGaatccctgctggagcagcagcggCAGCTGGCCACGGAGTGA